Proteins from a single region of Belliella baltica DSM 15883:
- the atpC gene encoding ATP synthase F1 subunit epsilon — translation MQLEIVTPDKKVFQGEVSEASFPGANGAFQVLKNHAPLVSALAKGAVSFTTKEGKQSMIVDGGVVEVKDNNIVLLAEKVIS, via the coding sequence ATGCAACTAGAGATAGTAACACCAGATAAAAAAGTATTTCAGGGAGAAGTCTCTGAAGCAAGCTTTCCAGGAGCAAATGGTGCTTTTCAGGTTTTGAAAAATCACGCCCCATTGGTTTCTGCTTTGGCTAAAGGAGCAGTTTCCTTTACAACCAAAGAAGGCAAGCAAAGCATGATCGTAGATGGTGGTGTTGTAGAAGTAAAAGACAACAATATCGTACTACTTGCTGAAAAAGTGATATCGTAA
- the rpsU gene encoding 30S ribosomal protein S21, with translation MIIVNVKENESIEKALKRFKKKFDKTGAVRELRARQHFVKPSVKNREQRIKAAYKQMLQTEEAK, from the coding sequence ATGATCATAGTCAACGTAAAAGAAAACGAATCTATCGAGAAAGCGCTTAAGCGTTTTAAAAAGAAGTTCGATAAAACTGGTGCTGTAAGAGAACTTAGAGCAAGACAGCATTTTGTAAAACCTTCTGTTAAAAACAGAGAGCAGAGAATTAAAGCTGCTTACAAACAAATGTTACAAACTGAAGAAGCAAAATAA
- a CDS encoding YtxH domain-containing protein, with translation MSKSSSGWIAFLAGAGIGAALGVLFAPDSGKNTRDKLSYQLSRYREELEELIQDLKEGKNMPLNEAKTEGNKVISEAKNKAENLLSDVNKLIEQINQEAN, from the coding sequence ATGAGCAAAAGCAGTAGTGGATGGATCGCATTTTTAGCTGGAGCCGGAATAGGCGCAGCTTTGGGGGTTCTGTTTGCCCCTGATTCAGGAAAAAACACAAGGGACAAATTATCCTATCAATTGTCACGGTATAGAGAAGAGCTAGAGGAGCTTATCCAAGACCTTAAAGAAGGTAAAAATATGCCTTTGAACGAAGCAAAAACAGAAGGAAATAAAGTTATCTCAGAAGCAAAAAATAAAGCTGAAAATCTTCTCAGCGATGTAAATAAACTTATTGAACAAATAAATCAAGAAGCTAATTAA
- a CDS encoding tetratricopeptide repeat protein, with the protein MNLKSGFFVLLLLIFVACSGRDENIQKSRNNFIVPEEKVFQATSLLGDSLFTIVDSVSQKDQLVKLQDAEDAYSDNSTLENLIWIGRREAYLSRYDLAIRTFTKAISEHPDAYEPYRHRGHRYISIRKFDKAIEDFNTASQLMEGVEIQIEEDGMPNKLNIPLSNIQFNVWYHLGLAHYLKADWENALKAYQECLKVSNNDDLIVATLDWYYMTLQKLGRDSEARELLKSIKVNMEIIENDAYFKRLLLYKGKLTPEALLSVEMTSDEQKLQYVTQGYGLGNYYLSQGDTSQAKSIFQNVIKTGYWSAFGYIASEMELAKLLNE; encoded by the coding sequence ATGAATTTGAAATCTGGTTTTTTTGTACTCCTCCTCTTAATTTTTGTTGCATGTAGTGGCCGCGACGAGAATATACAAAAATCAAGAAATAATTTTATCGTTCCTGAGGAAAAAGTCTTCCAAGCTACAAGCCTTCTAGGAGACTCTTTGTTCACAATTGTAGATTCGGTATCGCAAAAGGATCAACTCGTCAAATTACAAGATGCTGAAGATGCATATTCAGATAATTCTACACTAGAGAATTTGATCTGGATTGGTAGGAGAGAAGCATATCTGAGTAGGTATGATTTGGCAATCAGAACATTTACCAAAGCTATTTCTGAGCATCCTGATGCCTATGAACCATATCGTCATCGAGGACACCGATATATTTCAATTAGAAAATTTGATAAGGCCATTGAAGATTTCAATACTGCATCCCAACTTATGGAGGGAGTAGAAATTCAGATTGAAGAAGATGGTATGCCCAATAAATTGAATATTCCCTTATCCAATATTCAGTTTAATGTTTGGTACCATTTGGGGCTTGCGCACTACCTCAAAGCCGATTGGGAAAATGCTCTAAAAGCGTATCAAGAGTGTTTGAAAGTATCTAATAACGACGACCTGATTGTGGCAACATTAGATTGGTATTACATGACGCTCCAAAAACTTGGTCGTGATTCAGAGGCTCGGGAATTGCTCAAATCGATCAAGGTAAATATGGAAATCATAGAAAATGATGCCTATTTCAAAAGGTTGTTGTTGTACAAAGGGAAATTGACTCCTGAAGCCCTGCTTTCAGTTGAAATGACAAGTGATGAACAAAAACTACAATATGTCACGCAAGGTTATGGTTTGGGTAATTATTACCTTTCTCAAGGTGATACTTCTCAAGCCAAATCTATATTTCAAAATGTGATAAAAACTGGATATTGGTCTGCATTTGGGTATATTGCATCAGAAATGGAATTAGCAAAATTATTGAATGAGTAG
- the coaE gene encoding dephospho-CoA kinase (Dephospho-CoA kinase (CoaE) performs the final step in coenzyme A biosynthesis.): protein MTKNKPILIGITGGIGSGKSTVARIFSILGIPIYYADDRAKWLMENNENLIAGIKAAFGEESFFENGKLNRKFLSTEVFGSPEKTKIINNLVHPAVKKDFEAWSSSQNAPYVLKEAALLFETGSYKELDKIITVTSPIKVRINRVLMRDPHRSEEQIHAIIDQQMPDEEKTSNSDFIIKNTDNKLLIPQVLKLHESLLKLV from the coding sequence ATGACGAAAAATAAGCCGATTTTAATAGGCATTACTGGGGGAATTGGCTCTGGAAAGTCCACAGTAGCTAGGATTTTTTCGATTCTTGGAATACCCATTTATTATGCAGATGATAGAGCAAAGTGGCTGATGGAAAACAATGAAAATCTCATTGCAGGAATCAAAGCAGCTTTTGGTGAGGAATCTTTTTTTGAAAATGGAAAACTAAATAGGAAATTCTTATCCACTGAAGTCTTTGGCTCTCCTGAAAAAACTAAGATCATCAATAATCTTGTTCATCCGGCAGTAAAAAAAGATTTTGAAGCATGGTCAAGTTCACAAAACGCACCTTATGTTCTCAAAGAAGCTGCTTTACTTTTTGAAACAGGTTCTTACAAAGAGCTTGACAAAATAATAACGGTCACCTCTCCTATCAAAGTCCGAATCAATAGAGTCCTGATGCGAGATCCTCATCGGTCGGAGGAGCAAATCCATGCAATCATTGATCAGCAAATGCCTGATGAAGAAAAAACTTCCAATAGTGATTTTATTATAAAAAATACGGACAATAAACTTTTGATTCCTCAGGTACTTAAGCTACATGAAAGTCTTTTGAAATTAGTCTAG
- a CDS encoding DUF2589 domain-containing protein translates to MISPRFISDLLGAPMAAIVQAEAIAARATADFIKEVGFTKPSDASDLEYGNVRNITFNYSRNIGGNEEVVTSIEVPLLTIVPIPMLKIAEAEIEFDLVLSQPDTKDSSSNLKKSQLAKATPLKAIFGKKPQAGKPQTTSNTEANMNVKIKLAQSEPTIGVIQLLNILEANQK, encoded by the coding sequence ATGATATCTCCAAGATTTATTTCAGATTTACTAGGCGCCCCAATGGCTGCAATTGTTCAAGCTGAAGCTATTGCTGCAAGAGCAACAGCTGATTTCATTAAAGAAGTAGGCTTTACCAAACCTTCGGATGCATCTGATCTGGAATATGGCAATGTTAGAAATATTACTTTCAATTATTCTAGAAATATTGGCGGAAATGAAGAGGTAGTCACCTCAATTGAGGTCCCGCTATTGACCATCGTTCCGATCCCAATGCTGAAAATAGCTGAAGCGGAAATTGAATTTGACTTAGTCTTATCACAACCAGATACAAAGGACTCTTCTTCTAATTTAAAGAAATCACAGCTAGCAAAAGCAACACCTTTAAAAGCAATTTTCGGAAAAAAACCTCAAGCCGGAAAACCACAAACCACTTCGAATACAGAAGCTAATATGAATGTGAAAATCAAGCTAGCACAATCCGAACCAACTATTGGAGTCATTCAACTTTTAAATATTCTTGAAGCAAACCAAAAATAA
- the atpD gene encoding F0F1 ATP synthase subunit beta produces the protein MANLGKITQVIGPVVDISFEGGKLPNILDALEITKENGQKVILEVQQHLGEDRVRTIAMDSSEGMVRGMVATDLGAPISVPTGEGIKGRLFNVVGEAIDGLPQLPAGKRLPIHRSAPKFEDLSTATEVLYTGIKVIDLIEPYAKGGKIGLFGGAGVGKTVLIQELINNIAKAYSGLSVFAGVGERTREGNDLLREMIESGIVTYGDDFVHSLETEGGWDLSKVDLKKLEESKATFVFGQMNEPPGARARVALTGLTLAEYYRDGEGDGAGKDILFFIDNIFRFTQAGSEVSALLGRMPSAVGYQPTLATEMGTMQERITSTKNGSITSVQAVYVPADDLTDPAPATTFAHLDATTVLSRKIAELGIYPAVDPLDSTSRILSPEILGEEHYGCTQRVKEILQRYKELQDIIAILGMEELSEEDKLVVHRARRVQRFLSQPFHVAEQFTGLKGVLVDIKDTIKGFNMIMDGELDHLPEAAFNLVGSIDDAIAKGEKMLAEVK, from the coding sequence ATGGCAAATCTTGGTAAAATAACGCAGGTAATTGGTCCAGTAGTGGATATCTCTTTTGAAGGAGGTAAATTACCTAATATCCTTGATGCACTTGAAATAACCAAAGAAAACGGTCAAAAAGTGATCTTGGAAGTTCAGCAGCACTTGGGTGAAGACAGAGTAAGAACTATTGCGATGGATTCTTCAGAAGGTATGGTAAGAGGCATGGTAGCAACCGACTTAGGTGCTCCTATCTCTGTACCGACGGGTGAAGGTATCAAAGGTCGTCTTTTCAACGTAGTTGGAGAGGCTATCGATGGTCTTCCACAGCTACCTGCTGGCAAGAGACTCCCGATTCACAGATCAGCTCCTAAGTTTGAAGATCTTTCAACTGCTACAGAGGTACTTTATACGGGTATCAAAGTGATTGACTTGATTGAGCCTTATGCAAAAGGTGGTAAGATTGGTCTTTTTGGTGGTGCTGGTGTAGGTAAAACTGTATTGATCCAAGAATTGATCAACAACATCGCAAAAGCATATTCAGGTCTTTCAGTATTCGCTGGTGTAGGTGAAAGAACTCGTGAAGGAAATGACCTTTTGAGAGAAATGATCGAGTCTGGCATTGTTACATATGGAGATGATTTCGTACACTCCTTAGAAACAGAAGGTGGATGGGATCTTTCAAAAGTAGATTTGAAAAAATTAGAAGAATCTAAAGCAACTTTCGTCTTCGGCCAAATGAACGAACCTCCTGGGGCTCGTGCTAGAGTAGCCTTGACAGGATTGACTTTGGCTGAATACTATAGAGATGGCGAAGGCGATGGAGCAGGTAAAGATATCCTATTCTTTATTGACAACATCTTTAGATTTACACAAGCTGGTTCTGAAGTATCTGCACTTCTTGGGCGTATGCCATCTGCCGTGGGTTATCAACCAACATTGGCAACTGAAATGGGTACCATGCAAGAGAGAATTACTTCTACTAAAAATGGCTCTATCACCTCAGTACAAGCAGTATATGTTCCTGCAGATGATTTGACCGATCCAGCCCCAGCGACTACCTTCGCTCACTTGGATGCTACCACTGTACTTTCTAGAAAGATTGCAGAATTGGGTATCTATCCTGCTGTGGATCCTTTGGATTCAACTTCTAGAATCCTTTCTCCAGAAATTCTTGGAGAGGAGCACTACGGATGTACTCAAAGAGTTAAAGAGATTTTACAGAGATATAAAGAACTTCAGGATATCATCGCCATCTTGGGTATGGAAGAACTTTCTGAAGAAGATAAATTGGTCGTGCATAGAGCTAGAAGGGTACAGAGATTCTTGTCTCAGCCATTCCACGTAGCAGAGCAATTTACAGGTCTAAAAGGAGTTTTGGTAGATATCAAAGATACCATCAAAGGCTTCAATATGATCATGGATGGTGAATTAGATCACTTACCGGAAGCAGCGTTCAACTTGGTAGGCAGCATTGATGATGCTATCGCAAAAGGTGAAAAAATGCTTGCTGAAGTAAAATAA
- the nusB gene encoding transcription antitermination factor NusB gives MLNRRILRVKAFQNLYAYEQCKASNFNLAKDQIKEAFLPDLNSMEVQDKPQLKKDAEIAVSLFSKNLKNKSLVSQEEVSTKIKSEAIKAINVYHRSNEKDYEFLLKNMISSAEMIPQLYLNSMLLLVAFGEHVEKEAERKKKISSDQITGSSSELNLAKNVILNKLKSLAEFETAIIRYDAKLDDLELEIKEWFRDYIKPSEPYQEYIKISQPSREDDYKILESILKKIIFKNDTILNFFSEKDMNWTENKSIVRSLASKVIRNVYEQLEEGVELLPEIAMNWEDDKEFFQNIFNLSIENEDLNKELIAKKTQNWDIERIAFTDKIIMSMAITEMKNFPSIPVKVTINEYIDISKTYSTPKSKQFVNGLLDVLSKEMIENGEIKKSGRGLLDNK, from the coding sequence ATGTTAAACAGAAGAATACTCCGAGTTAAGGCTTTTCAAAATCTCTATGCTTACGAGCAATGTAAAGCCTCAAATTTCAATCTTGCAAAAGATCAAATAAAAGAGGCCTTTCTTCCTGATTTGAACAGCATGGAAGTTCAAGACAAGCCTCAGCTTAAAAAAGATGCTGAAATTGCTGTCTCACTTTTTTCCAAAAACCTGAAAAACAAATCTCTTGTATCTCAAGAAGAGGTCAGCACCAAGATCAAATCCGAGGCGATTAAGGCGATCAATGTTTACCATAGGTCAAATGAAAAGGATTATGAATTTTTACTGAAAAACATGATCAGTTCTGCTGAGATGATTCCACAACTTTACTTGAATTCAATGCTACTTTTGGTTGCCTTTGGTGAGCATGTAGAAAAAGAGGCGGAAAGAAAAAAGAAAATCTCTTCTGATCAAATCACTGGAAGCAGCAGTGAACTTAACCTAGCCAAGAATGTTATTTTAAATAAGTTAAAGAGTCTTGCAGAATTCGAAACAGCAATAATTCGCTATGATGCTAAGTTGGATGATTTAGAGTTAGAAATCAAAGAATGGTTTAGAGACTATATAAAGCCTTCTGAACCTTACCAAGAGTACATCAAAATAAGTCAGCCAAGCAGAGAAGATGATTATAAAATTTTGGAATCGATCTTGAAGAAAATCATTTTCAAGAATGATACAATCCTCAACTTCTTTTCTGAAAAAGACATGAATTGGACTGAAAACAAATCTATCGTACGAAGTCTAGCGAGCAAGGTGATCAGAAACGTGTATGAACAGCTAGAAGAAGGAGTGGAATTACTTCCTGAAATTGCCATGAACTGGGAAGATGATAAGGAATTCTTCCAAAATATCTTTAACTTGAGCATCGAAAATGAAGATTTGAACAAAGAATTAATTGCTAAAAAAACCCAAAACTGGGATATTGAAAGAATTGCATTTACAGATAAGATTATCATGTCTATGGCAATCACTGAAATGAAAAATTTTCCAAGTATTCCAGTAAAAGTAACAATCAACGAGTATATAGATATTTCTAAAACTTATAGTACACCAAAAAGCAAACAGTTCGTAAATGGGCTTTTGGATGTTTTATCAAAAGAAATGATAGAAAATGGTGAAATTAAGAAAAGTGGAAGAGGTCTTTTAGATAATAAATAA
- a CDS encoding C40 family peptidase encodes MKIKPRKFYKIRSLFLFISIFSLFHLSSCSSTKKIRRQNINQVVETAKSYRGTPYRYGGTTRSGIDCSALIFHAFSSVGVTMPRTSEQQSKIGKKIAERNLEKGDVVFFATGRKKRQVTHAGIVTANSRGQIWFIHSSTSLGVTEDNLNNSYWSKAYLFGRRVF; translated from the coding sequence ATGAAGATAAAACCAAGAAAATTTTACAAGATTAGAAGTCTATTCCTCTTTATTTCGATTTTTTCACTTTTTCACTTATCCTCCTGCTCTTCTACAAAGAAAATCAGAAGACAAAACATCAATCAAGTAGTAGAAACAGCCAAGTCATATCGAGGAACTCCCTACCGGTATGGAGGTACAACACGTTCGGGGATTGATTGTAGCGCTTTGATTTTTCATGCATTTTCAAGTGTGGGGGTTACGATGCCGCGAACATCAGAGCAACAAAGCAAAATCGGCAAAAAAATAGCTGAGAGAAATCTAGAAAAAGGAGATGTTGTATTTTTTGCTACTGGAAGAAAAAAAAGGCAAGTGACACATGCGGGAATTGTAACAGCTAATTCAAGAGGGCAAATTTGGTTTATCCACTCATCTACATCATTAGGAGTCACAGAAGACAATCTGAACAACAGCTATTGGTCAAAAGCATATTTATTTGGGAGAAGAGTATTCTGA
- the yajC gene encoding preprotein translocase subunit YajC, which produces MNNFILLQAEGAGGGIMGQVFLFGSIILIMYFFMIRPQQKKQKESKNFLEEVKKGDNVVTIGGIHGKIYAIEGDTITLELDKGLKIKVEKSAISLDFTKRANGTK; this is translated from the coding sequence ATGAACAATTTTATTTTATTGCAAGCAGAAGGTGCTGGTGGAGGCATCATGGGTCAGGTATTCTTATTTGGTTCGATCATATTGATCATGTATTTCTTCATGATCAGGCCACAACAGAAAAAACAAAAAGAATCTAAAAATTTCCTTGAAGAAGTTAAAAAAGGTGACAACGTGGTGACAATCGGTGGAATACATGGAAAAATCTATGCTATCGAAGGAGATACAATTACACTTGAACTCGACAAAGGATTAAAAATCAAAGTTGAAAAGTCCGCTATCTCGTTGGACTTTACCAAAAGAGCAAACGGAACAAAATAA
- a CDS encoding Glu/Leu/Phe/Val family dehydrogenase — protein sequence MLDINTGEKIREGSIYGQITSLGHEQLVICYDEPTGLKAIIGIHNTVLGPALGGTRMWNYTSEEEAITDVLRLSRGMTFKAAISGLNLGGGKAVIIGDPKLKSEAFLRRFGRFVDSLGGRYITAEDVNMKTSDMEYIAMETKYVTGLPEVRGGGGDPSPVTAYGTYLGMKSAAKRAFGSDSLEGKRILVQGIGQVGKYLVSHLTKENAEVFITDIYEDKVIEVAKATGATAIDPNTVYDFDMDIYSPCALGATINDDTIDRLKCSVIAGGANNQLKDEEKHGKILLEKGIIYAPDFLINSGGLINVCAEFMGGYNRESTYKHAEKIYDITTSILDKSAVENIPSQQAAIEMAWNRIEAMGRVKLPY from the coding sequence ATGCTAGATATTAATACTGGTGAAAAAATAAGAGAAGGATCCATCTATGGACAGATCACTTCCCTAGGCCATGAGCAATTGGTCATCTGTTATGATGAACCAACAGGACTGAAGGCAATAATTGGTATTCACAACACCGTCCTTGGCCCAGCATTGGGAGGAACAAGAATGTGGAATTACACTTCAGAAGAAGAGGCCATAACAGATGTTTTGAGGCTTTCAAGAGGAATGACATTTAAAGCAGCCATTTCAGGCTTGAATTTGGGTGGTGGAAAAGCGGTCATTATTGGAGATCCGAAATTGAAAAGCGAAGCATTTCTAAGAAGGTTCGGTAGATTCGTGGATAGTTTAGGAGGTAGGTACATCACAGCTGAAGATGTCAATATGAAAACAAGCGATATGGAGTATATCGCTATGGAAACAAAATACGTGACAGGTCTTCCAGAAGTAAGAGGGGGCGGAGGAGATCCATCTCCAGTTACCGCATATGGAACTTACTTAGGGATGAAATCAGCTGCAAAAAGAGCATTTGGATCAGATTCTTTAGAAGGTAAGCGAATTCTTGTACAAGGAATTGGCCAAGTTGGAAAATACCTAGTCTCTCATCTTACCAAAGAAAATGCAGAAGTATTTATAACTGACATTTACGAAGACAAAGTAATTGAAGTAGCAAAAGCTACAGGAGCTACGGCCATAGACCCTAATACGGTTTATGATTTTGATATGGATATTTATTCTCCATGTGCCCTTGGTGCTACAATCAATGATGACACCATCGATAGATTAAAATGTAGTGTGATTGCTGGCGGTGCAAACAATCAGCTGAAAGATGAAGAAAAGCACGGAAAGATACTTCTAGAAAAAGGTATCATCTATGCACCAGATTTTCTTATCAATTCAGGTGGATTGATCAATGTTTGCGCAGAATTTATGGGTGGGTACAACAGAGAATCTACTTACAAGCATGCTGAGAAAATATATGATATCACTACTTCTATCTTAGACAAATCAGCAGTAGAGAATATTCCATCTCAGCAAGCAGCTATTGAAATGGCTTGGAACAGAATCGAAGCTATGGGAAGAGTAAAACTCCCGTATTGA
- a CDS encoding ABC transporter ATP-binding protein, with protein MKPLWRLNKYLLKYKGYLLLGILFTIISNIFVIIPAQLVRIAIDYVVESFTFYQVFSEGELSVEARSAFLKFIFIFGVLILVMALLRGFFLFLIRQTIIIMSRLVEFDMKNEIFDHYQKLPLSFYRRNSTGDLMARITEDVSRVRMYLGPAIMYGLNLVVLFPLVIGYMLSVNVELTIYSLLPLPVLSISIYFVNNLINERSEKIQRSLSGLSTFVQEAFSGIRVLKAFVREDDSANDFRKASEDYKDKSIRLTLVQSLFYPLILALIGISTILTVYMGGMQVIDGTIGYGVIAEFILYVNMLTWPVTSLGWVTSIIQRAAASQQRINEFLDEKNDIISTENLDVLIKGDIRVKNVSFVYPDSGIKALQDVSFSINSGESLAIIGTTGSGKSTIANLLMRMYDVSSGQIDIDGRNIQVYDTASLRKQIGFVPQDVFLFSDSIANNIGFGLDEFKAEQIEKAAKDADVYENIIDFPKGFETKLGERGITLSGGQKQRVSIARAIAKEPSILLLDDCLSAVDTKTENAILNSLKKIMVNRTSIIISHRVSSAKLADKIIVLDDGKLVEQGTHDYLMDKKGVYAELYEKQTQNNEAIEE; from the coding sequence GTGAAACCACTTTGGCGCTTAAATAAGTATTTGTTAAAATACAAGGGTTACCTCCTATTAGGAATCTTATTTACTATCATTTCAAATATTTTTGTAATAATTCCTGCCCAATTGGTAAGAATTGCAATAGATTATGTCGTAGAAAGTTTTACTTTTTATCAAGTATTTAGTGAGGGTGAATTGAGTGTTGAAGCAAGGTCTGCCTTTCTCAAATTCATTTTTATCTTTGGTGTCTTGATTCTTGTAATGGCCTTGCTCAGAGGTTTTTTCCTTTTCCTTATCCGACAGACCATCATCATCATGTCTAGATTGGTCGAATTCGATATGAAAAACGAAATTTTTGATCATTATCAAAAACTTCCACTAAGTTTTTATCGCCGAAATAGTACGGGAGATTTGATGGCAAGAATTACTGAGGATGTCAGTAGGGTTCGCATGTATTTAGGCCCTGCTATCATGTATGGCCTCAATCTGGTTGTCTTGTTTCCACTCGTCATTGGGTACATGTTGAGTGTCAATGTAGAATTAACCATTTATTCATTACTGCCACTTCCAGTCTTGTCTATCAGTATATATTTTGTCAATAATCTAATCAACGAACGCTCCGAGAAAATCCAAAGAAGCTTGTCTGGTCTGAGTACTTTTGTTCAAGAGGCATTCTCTGGAATTCGTGTTTTGAAAGCTTTTGTAAGAGAAGATGATAGTGCCAATGACTTTAGAAAAGCAAGTGAAGATTATAAGGACAAGTCTATTAGGTTGACTTTGGTACAATCTCTTTTTTACCCTTTGATTTTGGCTTTGATTGGGATCAGTACCATCCTGACTGTATATATGGGCGGAATGCAAGTTATTGATGGTACCATTGGTTATGGTGTGATTGCAGAATTTATTCTTTATGTCAATATGCTAACATGGCCTGTGACTTCTTTGGGCTGGGTGACGAGTATAATACAAAGAGCAGCAGCTTCGCAGCAAAGAATCAATGAATTCCTAGATGAAAAAAATGACATCATCAGCACAGAGAATCTTGATGTTCTGATCAAAGGTGACATACGAGTGAAAAATGTATCTTTTGTTTATCCTGATTCTGGAATCAAAGCCTTACAAGATGTTTCTTTTAGTATCAATTCTGGTGAATCCTTAGCAATTATTGGGACCACTGGGTCTGGGAAATCAACAATTGCGAATTTGCTCATGCGCATGTATGATGTTTCTTCCGGTCAAATCGATATAGACGGTCGAAATATTCAAGTCTATGATACAGCATCTCTGAGAAAACAGATAGGATTTGTTCCTCAGGATGTCTTCCTTTTTAGTGATTCAATCGCTAACAATATTGGCTTTGGCTTAGATGAATTTAAGGCAGAGCAGATCGAAAAAGCTGCAAAAGATGCCGATGTTTATGAAAATATCATTGATTTCCCTAAAGGCTTCGAAACCAAGTTAGGGGAACGGGGTATTACACTTTCTGGGGGGCAAAAGCAAAGGGTTTCTATAGCTCGGGCTATTGCTAAAGAGCCAAGCATTTTACTTTTGGATGATTGTCTATCAGCTGTAGATACTAAAACAGAAAATGCAATTCTCAACTCCTTGAAAAAAATCATGGTTAATAGAACTTCTATCATCATATCTCATAGAGTATCCTCAGCGAAATTGGCAGACAAAATTATTGTTTTAGATGATGGGAAACTGGTGGAGCAAGGAACACATGATTATCTTATGGATAAAAAGGGTGTTTATGCTGAGCTTTATGAAAAGCAAACACAAAATAATGAGGCTATAGAAGAATAA
- a CDS encoding DUF1573 domain-containing protein, translating to MKYLNLSALLLVGTMTVSSCSNNDQSEKIAALEQKIAQMENATAVPANVQTSTAIDPSTLGVFSFEEVEYDFGTIAEGKIVEHVFNFVNEGQAPLVISNVTASCGCTTPDYTKTPVKPGETGFVKVAFNSTGKPGTQAPTVSIQANTSPNVNRLRLKGNVTPKSTASAAGQFGPVKK from the coding sequence ATGAAATACTTAAATTTATCAGCGTTATTACTAGTCGGAACGATGACAGTTTCCAGCTGTAGCAATAATGACCAATCAGAAAAGATTGCTGCTTTAGAGCAAAAAATCGCCCAAATGGAAAATGCAACGGCAGTTCCTGCAAATGTACAAACTAGTACTGCAATAGATCCTTCTACTTTAGGAGTATTCAGCTTTGAAGAAGTGGAGTATGATTTTGGTACTATTGCCGAAGGAAAAATAGTGGAACATGTCTTTAATTTTGTCAATGAAGGCCAAGCACCTTTAGTAATTTCAAATGTAACTGCCTCTTGTGGTTGTACTACTCCTGATTATACTAAAACGCCAGTTAAGCCAGGTGAAACAGGATTTGTAAAAGTTGCATTTAACTCTACTGGTAAGCCAGGTACACAAGCGCCAACAGTAAGTATTCAAGCTAATACGAGTCCAAATGTCAATAGATTGAGACTAAAAGGAAATGTAACACCAAAATCAACAGCAAGCGCCGCAGGTCAATTTGGCCCTGTTAAAAAGTAA